A segment of the Ruficoccus amylovorans genome:
GTAAGCGTCCGGAGTGTGTCCTGCTTGAGTTGCCTTTGTGAGGGTGGATTTTTCTCTCTGGTAACCCTTGGGGTTTCCCACTGGTTACGATTTGGATTCAGGCTTGGGTTGCTATTGGTGACCATTTGGCAGGTGACAGAGCGCTGATGTCGTGCTGGTTGGTCATATTGGGGAGGCGCGAGAGGATGTTGCGCAGGTATTGGAAGGGTTCGATGTTGTGGCGCTGGCAGGAGACGACGATGGAGTAGATGATGGCGGATCGTTGGCCGGCCTCGGGGTGTCCGATGAAGAGGAAGTTTTTCTTTCCCAGGGCTGAGGGGCGGATGGCATTTTCCATGAGGTTGTTGTCGATCTCGGCGATGCCGTGTTTTTGGAAGGCAACGAGCTGGGGCCACTGGGAGATGGCGTAGGCGCAGGCCTTGCCGAGGGCGGACTTGGGGAGGGCCTTTCGGCTGGCGAGGGAGATGACCTTTTGCAGGCGGGTCAGCGTGATCTCATTTTCTCGCTGACGGCGGCGTTTGCGCTCGTCGGGGACGAGGTTTTCTTCGCGGTAAGTGGCCTCGCGTTCGTAAAGCCTGGCCATGAGTCGGAGCACGAGGGTGGCTTCGCGTTTGTTGGAGGCGAGGGCGTCGTAAAACTTGCGCCGGACGTGGGCCATGCAGCCCAGGGCGATGACGTCCTTGTTGCCCGAGGCATAGTCTTCGTAGGCGCCGTAGGCATCGGACTGGAGCAGGCCGGTGTATCCGTCCAGCAATGACGTCAGCTCGCCGTGTCGGCGAGAGAGCCGCCAGTCAAAGACGACGTCGCCGCCGGGCCGCGAGATGGCCCAGAGCCAGCCCTGTTCGGTTTTGCCTTTTTTGTGGTCGGAGTCGCAGTAGCGCACCGGCGTCTCGTCCGCCTGGATGTAGGGGCCCGCGAGCAAGTCCGTTCGCATGTAGTTGTAGATGGGCTTGAGCCACTCGGCTACGGCCTCGACCCAGTCTGTCATGGTTTTTCGTGACAAAGGTGCGCCCCACATGGACGAGGCTTTTTCCTGGCGGTAAAGCGGCTGGTGCTGCACGTATTTGCTTAAAACGATCCAGGCCAACAGGCCCGCCGAAGCGTAGCTGCCGTCGATCACGCGCCTGGGCGCGGGGGCCACCACCGGCGGCTGCGAGCGGTCAAGCTTGCGGCGATACCTGGGGCGAACGAGGCGGCGTTTAAACAGCTTCGGCGGGTGGATATCGACTTCAAGGGTCTCTTCTTCGGCGATCTTCTCAAAGGCTTCCGGCTCGGCCTGCACCTCCGGCGGCTCAATCACCACGGTCTCCTCCACCGGCAGGTCCTTGAAGCGCTCAGCAGGCGTTTCATGTTTGCCCGCCTTGGGGGCACGACGTTCGTAAGCGATACTTTGTTTTTCGACCGCTTCGAGTTGGCGCTCCAGGTCGTCCAGGCGCAAGCGCAGTTGAGCGCTGTCGAGCTTCTCACTTTTGCCCGCCCCGAAGAGCTGCTTTTTGAGCCAGTCCACCTGCTCGCGTAAAACCGCAATCACGCCGTTTTGCTCATCGACGATGCGCCGCAACTGTTCCACATCCGGGGAGCCCGCGTCGCTGTCCATGCCTGTATCCAAAACATGATACGATGGCCGTCAAGACAGTGTTGAGAACCGTGCTGATTTTAACGCTCGTACCACGCCTTGAGCGTCCCCTGCTTCAGGTCGATGCCGTTCATCAGCATGGTCATCGCCGCCGGGGTGATCGTCAGCTTGCGTGTGTCGCTGCCGATCGGCCAGCTCAGCCGCCCCTGCTCGATGCGCTTGGCAAACACCCACACCCCCGTCCCGTCAAAATACAGCAGCTTTAGGCGGTTGCGCGTCTTGTTCGTAAAGGCGAACAGCGCCCCGCCCTTGGGATCTTCGCCCAAGTGGTCCCGTGCCACCGCCCACAGCCCGTCAAACTGCTTGCGCATGTCCACCGGCTCCACCGCCACAAAAACTCGCAGCTGATGGGGCAAGCTCAGCATCGCAACGCCTTGACCAATGCCGCCAGCGACTGCGCATCGCCCCCGCGCAAGATCAGCCCCTCCGGCAAACATACCTCCAACAAAGAGGCCCCGCAGGACGGCACCGTCATCTCATGGAAAAGAGGTTTAGACTCGACGCCTCCACCTGCCTGACTGCGCTCGCGACGCTGCTTGAGCCAGTACACCAGCGTGTTGTAGGCCACTCCCTCGCGCCGCGCAAAGGCCTTCTGCGTCAATCCGCTCCCATCGTAGCTCTCAAGTAAACGCTCACGCTCCTCACGACTCTCGATCCGACGACCCCGACTGTCGCGCTTCGCCCCCGTATCCACCAACTCCAAATCCATCCACAAATCTTACACCAGACTGCCTGCTTTGAAAAGTGGGACCAAGCCCGGACGGTTACCAATAAGAACATGTTGTTTGCGTTTTTTCTGCATACCCCCAGACCTCCAAAACTGTTGATTTAGCTGGGGCGATTCTGAGGTGGTTTTCAGAAAAAGGGGCCGGATTTTTGGCGGGGGCGTGGGGTCTGTGGAAAGGGGTGATTCTGGTGGTTGAAACTCAGAAAGCGGCCTTTGGCGGCGCAGTTTCGTAAGCTTTTGCTGGCAGCGAGTTACAAAAAATCCCGCTCCGGGGTGGAGGCGGGATCTTGTGTGGCGGGGTGGGTTGGTGCGCCCGCGACAGGGAAAAAATGGGGTACCTTTCTGAGGAATTTCCTGATGTGTTCGGGCGTGAGGACTTAATTAATGGTGCTTCAAGCATATTGAACAATAAGAGTTCTTCGACGGAATC
Coding sequences within it:
- the tnpC gene encoding IS66 family transposase, which codes for MDSDAGSPDVEQLRRIVDEQNGVIAVLREQVDWLKKQLFGAGKSEKLDSAQLRLRLDDLERQLEAVEKQSIAYERRAPKAGKHETPAERFKDLPVEETVVIEPPEVQAEPEAFEKIAEEETLEVDIHPPKLFKRRLVRPRYRRKLDRSQPPVVAPAPRRVIDGSYASAGLLAWIVLSKYVQHQPLYRQEKASSMWGAPLSRKTMTDWVEAVAEWLKPIYNYMRTDLLAGPYIQADETPVRYCDSDHKKGKTEQGWLWAISRPGGDVVFDWRLSRRHGELTSLLDGYTGLLQSDAYGAYEDYASGNKDVIALGCMAHVRRKFYDALASNKREATLVLRLMARLYEREATYREENLVPDERKRRRQRENEITLTRLQKVISLASRKALPKSALGKACAYAISQWPQLVAFQKHGIAEIDNNLMENAIRPSALGKKNFLFIGHPEAGQRSAIIYSIVVSCQRHNIEPFQYLRNILSRLPNMTNQHDISALSPAKWSPIATQA
- the tnpB gene encoding IS66 family insertion sequence element accessory protein TnpB (TnpB, as the term is used for proteins encoded by IS66 family insertion elements, is considered an accessory protein, since TnpC, encoded by a neighboring gene, is a DDE family transposase.) — encoded protein: MLSLPHQLRVFVAVEPVDMRKQFDGLWAVARDHLGEDPKGGALFAFTNKTRNRLKLLYFDGTGVWVFAKRIEQGRLSWPIGSDTRKLTITPAAMTMLMNGIDLKQGTLKAWYER
- the tnpA gene encoding IS66 family insertion sequence element accessory protein TnpA; protein product: MDLELVDTGAKRDSRGRRIESREERERLLESYDGSGLTQKAFARREGVAYNTLVYWLKQRRERSQAGGGVESKPLFHEMTVPSCGASLLEVCLPEGLILRGGDAQSLAALVKALRC